Below is a genomic region from Citrobacter telavivensis.
CCGTCAGGAGCAACCGGATGGAAAACCAGAAGACCGGATTCATCCCGTTGTACCGGAGTGTACTCAAGCAGCCATGGTCAGAAGATGTTTACCTGCGCACGTTGTGGGATAACCTGCTTTTGGGCGCTGCCAGCCAGCCATATACAGCGAGCTTTAAAGGTCGCCAATGGCCGCTACAAACCGGACAACTGGTAACCACGGCGGCCGATCTGGGCCTGAAACTACGTGACAGAAAAGGCAACCCAACAAGCCGTGATGCTGTTGAGAGAATGCTGACATTTTTTGTGCGCGAAGGGATGATTTCCATTGAAGGGGAGCGGCAAAGAGGGCGTGTGATCACGATCTCAAATTATGCCGAATATGCTCAAAAAATGGACAATTTGCCCGCACAAACTTCCGCACATGAAGGCGCACATACATCCGCACATGGCGAAGCCAGTAACGGCGCGGGTTTGACAGTAGGTAGCGCACATGAAAGCGCACATACATCCGCACAAACAAGCGCACATCATGAACAATATATATTAAATACTAACGTATTTAATGTACGTCAGAGAATTTCTAAAGTTGTTCCTGATGCAGCAGTCCAGACTCCGAAAGGTGACAAGTGGGGGACATCTGACGATCTCCGCTGCGCGGAGTGGATGCTGGCACTGCGTGACATCACCAAACCATCCCTGAAAAAACCAAACATGGCTGGCTGGGCGAATGATATACGCCTGATGCGCCAGTTGGACGGACGCACCCACAAAGAGATTTGTGAGTTGTTCAGATGGGCCTGCAAAGATTCGTTCTGGTACAAAAATATTCTCTCCCCCGCAAAGCTCCGCGCCAAGTGGGACACGTTAACCCTTCACCGCGAAGACCCTACCCGCAAGCCACGCGCAGATGTCAGCGCAAACAAATCCGAAACCGGCCCGCACTGGAACAGTGCTAAAGCATGGGAGAAATTTATATGACCCCGGATCTTTATCGTGCGATTCAGAATCGCGACAGCGAAATGCTATCGCGCATAGCTGGCGATTCTTACGACGACAGAAAGGTTGTTAACACTGATGCTGAGGAACTGGTGGATATGCTTTTTGAGAACCTCATGCAGGTATTTCCGGCATCCACTCAGACGAACCTACGCACTGACGATGATATTCGCGTTGCGAAGCAGCAATGGATCGCTGCTTTCGCCGAGTCAGGAATCACCTCCCGTGAACAACTTTCCGCCGGAATGCAGAAAGCCCGATCCAGTCAGTCGCCGTTCTGGCCATCGCCGGGTCAGTTTATTTCGTGGTGCCGTGATGGGAGTGGTGCGCTGGGCGTCAGTGTGGACGACATCATGAGCGAGTACTGGCGCTGGCGGAAACTTGTTTTTCGCTACCCGACGAGTGAGCAGTTCCCATGGAGGGATAAAAACCCGCTGTATTACCACGTCTGCCTTGAGTTGCGTCGTCGGGGAACAGATGGGCAACTCAGCGAAAAGGAACTTATCCGTACCGCTGGCGACATCCTGCATGACTGGGAAAAGCGAGCGCTGTCCGGTAAGCCGGTTCCCCCTATCCGCCGTGCACTGTCCGCGCCAAAAGTGGCTGCCGGGCCAACTCCGGCAGAGATGCTGATGGCTAAGTACAAACAACGCAAAGACGCCGGTTTGATTTAACAGGAGACACCATGGAAACCGTAATCGATGTTTTAAAAGCTATGGGCAAAGCAACATACCGTGAAGTTGCGGCACGCCTGGAAATCGAACCTGTTGAAGCTCTTACTATGCTTCGCGAACAGGAAGAAAGCGGAACTGTGACTTTCATCAACGGCTACTGGGATATTGCAAGCAACGATGCATCAGTTCCGAAGATAATTACGGCGCCAGCCGTTACCCCGAAAAGAACTATACCGCCGCGCAAAAGCTCCAAAGTTGTGCGCGGAGCCGAACCTTCTCCCGTCACCCCGGAAATGGTTATCGATCTGCTTACCGGAAATGGTTCGATGAACACGTCAGATCTTGCCGAACTGCTCAAACGTAATCCTCGTGGCCTGGGTACAACGCTGCGTCACTTTTCTGACCGAGGGCTGATTGTGAAAAACGGTTCAGGGAAGGGCGTTACCTGGTCCTGTATTCCGACAACGCCGGAAGCAGTTCACATTCCCGCGTCAGAAGTCACTGCCAAAAAGGAGCAAAAATACAATGCCGATGACCTGGCAGAACCGGCCTTACACGGAGCGTGCCCGGATGACCTGCTTATCCCTAATGTCCGTTTTATTTCAAACGAGATCCGCCGGACGAAAGCCAAACTGGAGCGTCTGTACAAACTACGGGATGCGGCGCGCGAAGTGAGCAAACAGAATCACGGATTGAAACGGTTAGGTGGGAGGGTGTCAGCGTGAAAACTATCAAAACGCACACCGGGATCGTCATAACTCGCGACGGGAAAAAACGGCTGAAACTGCATTCCACTGAAAACTCATGGGTTGTAGGGCGTTGTGAATCCTACGACAAAAAGACTGGTTACCGCTGGGGCGCGCCTAACATGCGCCGCCGGTTGCTCCTGGACAGTATCAAGCCAATCAGCGCGGTCGCCCCTGGCATCGATAAGGGGGGACAAGTATGAAGCTGGATGTCACCCCCGCTCAACTTGAAGCAATTAAGCGCCTCACCGATGACTGCGCATCAATGATCGGTAGCGGTGAGGATGATTCAGACAAAGCTTGGGCGCGTTATGTTGGCCTTATTGACCGCATGCTCAAAAAGAACGGTCACGAAAGAAGCTTCAAAGGTGAGGACTAACCCATGACCACTATTACCAAAGAAAGAGTTGCAGAAATCATTCACGCCGCTGGGCTTGAGCCATGCGATTACGAAGAAGTATTTGGCTCGATTAAAACCGGTGAAATTGTTGCTATGGCGCGTATCGCGCTGGCATCTCTGGAGGCTGAGCCTGTTGGTACATTCCGGAAAGGACCGTGTGGGTACTCTCCCTCCTTTCATGAAGATGCTATGCCGCTTTACGCCGCCCCGCCAGCGCCGGTAGTACCGGAAGAAATGACTATGGCAGATGCCATTATGGAAATTGATGCCAAAGACGCTGACAGGTGGACAGGGCGTATCGGTTTCAAAAAAGGCTGGAACGCCTGCCGCGCCGCCATGCTTCAGGGTACAGATGGCAAGCCTGAGTTAACTGTCTGGTATGGCTC
It encodes:
- a CDS encoding replication protein, encoding MSNVAYADFAARTAVRSNRMENQKTGFIPLYRSVLKQPWSEDVYLRTLWDNLLLGAASQPYTASFKGRQWPLQTGQLVTTAADLGLKLRDRKGNPTSRDAVERMLTFFVREGMISIEGERQRGRVITISNYAEYAQKMDNLPAQTSAHEGAHTSAHGEASNGAGLTVGSAHESAHTSAQTSAHHEQYILNTNVFNVRQRISKVVPDAAVQTPKGDKWGTSDDLRCAEWMLALRDITKPSLKKPNMAGWANDIRLMRQLDGRTHKEICELFRWACKDSFWYKNILSPAKLRAKWDTLTLHREDPTRKPRADVSANKSETGPHWNSAKAWEKFI
- a CDS encoding phage replication protein — encoded protein: MTPDLYRAIQNRDSEMLSRIAGDSYDDRKVVNTDAEELVDMLFENLMQVFPASTQTNLRTDDDIRVAKQQWIAAFAESGITSREQLSAGMQKARSSQSPFWPSPGQFISWCRDGSGALGVSVDDIMSEYWRWRKLVFRYPTSEQFPWRDKNPLYYHVCLELRRRGTDGQLSEKELIRTAGDILHDWEKRALSGKPVPPIRRALSAPKVAAGPTPAEMLMAKYKQRKDAGLI